A section of the Falco rusticolus isolate bFalRus1 chromosome Z, bFalRus1.pri, whole genome shotgun sequence genome encodes:
- the LOC119141725 gene encoding gamma-secretase subunit Aph-1b-like: MTLAVFFGCTFIAFGPALGLFLFTIAHDPLRIIILIAGAFFWLVSLLLSSLIWFIAVKASDPRDELLQKGLLIFGVMFSVLLQEAFRFLYYKLLRKAIEGLMALSEDGCSPISIQQMAYVAGVGFGLMSGAFSMINLLADALGPGTVGIHGDSQLYFLTSAFMTMVLIFLHTFWGILFFHGCEHQRWWEITAVIAMHLAVSGSTFCNPLYVGSLVPSYLLMATAAAWAYLLSGGSAQNLQRFLLCLQSGASPQPGS; this comes from the exons ATGACGCTCGCCGTGTTCTTCGGGTGCACCTTCATCGCCTTCGGGCCGGCGCTCGGCCTCTTCCTCTTCACCATCGCCCACGACCCGCTCCGCATCATCATCCTCATCGCCGG GGCTTTCTTCTGGCTGgtgtcactgctgctgtcctcCCTCATCTGGTTTATCGCAGTTAAAGCCAGTGACCCCCGGGATGAGCTGTTGCAGAAGGGGCTTCTGATATTTGGGGTGATGTTCTccgtgctgctgcaggaggcctTCCGCTTCCTCTACTACAAGCTTCTCAG GAAGGCCATCGAGGGATTGATGGCCCTCAGTGAGGACGGCTGCTCCCCCATTTCCATCCAGCAAATGGCATATG TGGCTGGCGTGGGCTTCGGGCTCATGAGTGGCGCCTTCTCCATGATCAATCTGCTGGCAGACGCGTTAGGGCCCGGCACAGTGGGCATCCATGGGGATTCACAGCTTTACTTCCTGACCTCAG CTTTTATGACCATGGTGCTGATTTTCCTTCACACCTTCTGGGGGATCCTCTTCTTCCACGGCTGTGAGCATCAGCGCTGGTGGGAGATCACAGCGGTCATTGCCATGCACCTTGCTGTTTCGGGGTCG ACATTTTGCAACCCCCTGTACGTGGGAAGCCTGGTGCCCTCCTACCTGCTGatggccactgctgctgcctgggcttaCCTACTTTCGGGGGGATCTGCCCAGAACCTGCAGCGCTTCCTGCTTT GTCTACAGAGTGGAGCCAGTCCCCAGCCGGGATCCTGA